AAGCGATGGCGTGCAGGCCCAGACAAAGGAGCATGTGTTCCTTTCAAAGACTTTGGGTGTCCAGCAGCTCATTGTTGGCGTGAACAAGCTCGACATGGTCGGCTATGACCAGAAGAGGTATGAAGCTGTTAAGGCTGAGGTGTCAAACCTCCTGAAAACAGTTGGCTACAAGCCTGATGAAGTGCCATTCATTCCATTGGCTTCCCTTAAGGGGGACAATGTCGCCAAGAAATCAGAAAATTTCCCATGGTGGACAGGCCCGACATTGCTTGAAGCCCTGGACCAGTTTAAGACTCCTGAAAAGCCAACCCAGCTCCCATTGAGGCTGCCAATCCAGGATGTGTATAACATCACAGGAATTGGAGTAGTCCCTGTAGGAAGGGTTGAAACAGGCATTATGAAAGTCAACGACAAGGTCATCGTCGTGCCAGGAAGGGAAGGCAAGGGCGTTACCGGCGAAGTCAAGACAATTGAGATGCACCATGAGCAGATGCAGCAGGCAGAGCCTGGCGACAACATCGGCTTTAACGTGCGGGGCCTGAACAAGAAGGATATCGCAAGGGGCGACGTCCTGGGCCATGTTGACAATGCTCCAACAGTTGCAACAGAGTTCACTGCGCAGATTGTGGTGCTGAACCATCCAACTGTTGTCACAGTAGGATATACGCCTGTGTTCCACATCCACACAGCACAGGTAGCGTGCCAGTTCATCGAATTGGTGAAGAAGCTGAACCCTGCAACAGGAGAAGTACTGCAGGAGAAGCCCGACTTTATCAAGAACGGCGATGCGGCTATCGTGAAAATCAAGCCAGTGCATCCCTTGGTAATTGAAAAATACAAGGATATCCCGCACCTGGCAAGGTTCGCGATAAGGGACTCAGGTTCCACAGTCGCAGCGGGCATGTGCATTGACCTGGTCAAGAAGTAAGCCTTCAACCTGTCTTTTATTGGACAGCACGGCTAACCAGGCATTGTCGTGTGGCAAACCCCTAGGCAATCAATGAGGAGAAAAAATGCAAAAAGCAAGGATCAAGTTGGCAAGCATTGATATTACAAAGATAAACCAAACTTGCCAATACATAAAAGAGATTGCTGACAAGACAGGGGTTGAAATCCGCGGTCCGATTCCTTTGCCCACAAAAAGGCTTAAGCTTACCACAAGGAAAGGCCCGGCAGGGAACGGCACAGCCACATGGGACAGGTTTGAGATGCGCGTCCACAAGAGGCTCATTGACCTTGGCATTGATGAAAGGGCCCTGAGATTGGTCATGAGGGTTCCGATTCCTGAAGGGCTTAACATTGAGATTGAGATGGTTGATGTTTGATTTTTATTTTATGATTTTTAATAAAAAAAGAGTTCTGTTTTTTGAAAAAAATAATCGGCAGGTAAAAAGCATGGCATCACAATATCATGAAGCAAAGAGAGAAAGGGATTCGTATTTAGCCAGGGCTGCGTCATACTCAACAGAAGGGAGATATAATGAGGCTCTATCCGCAATAAGGAAAGCCAGCGGAGTTCTCAGGAATCATAATATTAAATCAAGCAGCGACTTATACCAGGCAGTTTACAATGCTGAGCAAGGAGCCTACAAGTCATTGTTCCTTCAAAACCTGGAAGAGTCGAAAATTGCCCTCATAGACGAAAATCTGCGCGAAGCAAAAATCAGAGTGGATAGTGCAGTTGAATATTGGTCCAGGATAAGGCAAAATGATGAGTTAAGGTCGATTAAGGGTGTTACAAAGTTACAGGCCGGCCGCCAATACATAGAGCAGGTAAGGGACTGGCTGGAAAGCCCCGAGGGTTTCAAATCAATTGAGTCAATAATAAATGAGCATAATTCTGCATTAATGGTGCCAGATAGCAGCCGGCAATAGGCTTAAATCCGCAATTGACAAGCTGGCTCATTTTAGAGTAATGCGAAGTGAGGAAATTTTTCACCTTCTTTTCACTTGCGAGTGATATCCCTCGCAAAGGTTTTTATATCCCGTGCAATTTTAAAAATCAATGAGAAATTCGCAAGTGCTCAAGGAAATGCCTCTTAATCTTGTGGACTATGCAAGGGTTTTGCAGGCTCAGGGCTATAGGGTTTTGACTGCCAGGAGCGCTGAGGTTGCTGGCACAGGAAGGTATCTGCCGGGCAATGTCAGGGACAATTCTTTTTTCATGGACGGGCAGCCATGGTACAATATAGGCTTGGATGGAACCAAGTCAAATCCAAAGGTTTTTCAGAATGAATGGGAAGTGCTGAAGGCCAGCGGTGTTCTTGAACGGCGCGTCCTTGATGAGGACAAGGATGCAGTTTACATGGCATTTATGGCTGCCAAGGATGCCTTGGACGATGCCCGGATGAAGCCAGAGGAACTGAAAGGGGTCATTGTTGCCAGCATCAGCAACCCAAACAGGTATCCCAGCATGGCAGCGAAAATTACTGAGATGCTCGGCGCAAGAAATGTCAATTACGCCGTAGACTTGGCAGGTGCGTGTGCCGGCTCGTGTTTCGCGGTTGGCCATGCAGCAGACAGGATAATGTACAATGAACAGGGCCCATATTTGATAGTTGGGCTGGAGCATCTCACAAAGCAGGCAGATTATGTGGAGAGGGACATCAATTCCAACCTTTTCAGTGATGGGGCTGGAGCAATGATATTGAAGCCGGGCAGTGATTTGGAAAAGGGTGTGCAAGGCCTGGCAACTTCAGCCGACCCCCATGACAATAAGCTTAATTATATACTTCATGACGGCCGAAATATGTGCCGCATGGCCTTTGGCAAATATGTCTTCATCCATGCTTCCAAGACAATGGCTGACTTGGCGCAAAAAGCAGCTGATGCCGCAGGCTGGCACTTAGACGATGTCATTTTTGACCCGCATCAGGCAAATTTATGGATAATTCACAAGGCAGGGGACGTTGCAGGCGTGCCTCTTGAAAAAACCCTAATCAACGTCCATAAGTACGGCAACATGTCCAGCGCAACATGGCTCATTGCGCTTGATGAAGCCAGGAAAGAAGGCATAAACACAAACCAATGGGTCTATCTGCGCCACCTCAATAAATTAAAAAATATGAATGCCATTGGGATACATCCTGAATATAGGGAAAGGCCTCCGATGACACTGGAAGAGATGGACTTGGTTCTAAGCGGCACTGCATTGAAAAATGACCAGATTGCCCTTGATTATCGGGACTTGCTTAAAGTTGGCACTGGCCAGCAGCCAAGGCTAATTAAAGTTAAAGAGGGAAGCAAGGTTTTGGGGGATGCTTTCGGGTCAGGCCTTGTTGCCGGAGCAGTTCCAATACAGTTCTAGGTAATAAGTAGGTTTTTGAAGAAATAAATTTGGCAGCGCTTACAATATCTGCCTGACCTTTTCAATTGACTCTGCAACTTCTGCGCCGAGCTTTGTGAGGGCCAAAAGTTTCAGCCTGCCTGTTTTCTCAAAATTGACAAGGCCGGACTTCTGCATCTCCTGCAGGATTTTTACAACATGTGAATAGGTGCAGTCCACTGATTTTGCCAGCGCTGAAGCGTACATTTCGCCTTTGGCATTGTAGAGGTTGACAAGCATCATTGAGGGTTTCTCCCGAAAAAATGTGTTGAAGATTTTCTTGTTTTTCATCCCACTGCCCCTCGGTAAATTCATGCTAGCTAAAGCCCCGGCATCCGGGGCTTGACTGAAAATTATAGTTTATAGCATATATGTTGGAGTTTATAAATATTTTGTTTTGTCATTTTTTACAAAATTTGAAAAAGTTGGCAATGGAAAAATTTTTAAATGGATTTTTATGCAGATATATACAATAAGATGTATGCAACAAAAAAGATAAACGCAGTTTTCTTTGACCTTGACGGGACATTGGTGAGCCTTAATAATTTTTATTTCAGGATTGAGACTGAGAATTACCGCAAAATCTGGAACATAAGGCTGTCGAGGAAAGTCTGGAACGCCGGGCACGGCCTGCCGGAGAAGCCATTTGTCGAGAATATCCTAAAGCATTATGGCATCAGCAAGAAAGAAGCAGACAGGAAATTGCCCGCGCTATGGGCTGACCGGGCCAGGAGGATGAAAAAGGCAATTGCCGTGATAAGGGTAAGGCCATTGCCAGGGACAGGGGAGATTCTCCGACAGTTATGGAGAAGGAAAATCCCCATGGTCATGATAACGGGCAATACAAAAAATACAGGGAGCCAGGTTTTGAATGCTTCGGGCCTGAAAAAATATTTTGCCATGGACTGTTATGCCGACAAAGCCAGCAGCCGTGCAGTTTTTCTCAGAAAATCAATCAGGCTCTTGGAAAAAAGGATTGGGAAAAGGCTGGACAGGAAAAAAATCCTGGTCGTCGGGGACACAGTGCATGATATACTGAGCGGAAAAAGGAATGGTTGCCGGACAATGGCTGTAGCGACTGGCATAACCCCATTTTCTGAGCTCAAAAAGCACAGGCCCACTTACTGCCTGCCTAACCTTAAAAACACAAGCCAGTTCCTGTCATTGCTATGAATGAAAAGGATGATAATGAAGGGTTCCTTTTTCCCTTTGGGAATGTCCGCAACGAGCAGGACAAGCTTATTGTGGCCATCCGGCATGCGCTGAAGGAAAGGAAGCACCTGATAATACACGCGCCCACAGGATTGGGGAAAACCGTCGCCAGCCTCGGCCCTGCATTGAAATTTGCCATTGAAAACAAAAAAACTGTTTTCTTCCTCACATCAAGGCATACGCAGCATGTCATAGCAATTGACACGCTAAAGGCCATCAAGGAAAAGTTTGGGACGGAATTTTCAGCAACTGACATAATCGGAAAAAAGCACATGTGCATTTTCCCGGGCATGGATCGCACAACTTCCGGCGAATTTATTGACTACTGCCGCCAGCTGAGGGAGGAAGACAAGTGTGACTACTACACCAACTTCAGAAAAAACAACAAGGTAAGCGTCAAGGCAAGGACTGTTGCCGACGAGCTTAAGCGGGCAATAAACCACACTGAAAAAATAATTGAGGTTTCGGCGCAGGAAAAATTATGCCCGTATGAGATGGCAGCATTTCTTGGCAGCGAGGCCAAAGTCATCATAGGGGATTATTACTATCTTTTCAGCCCGGCAGTGAGGGATTCATTCTTCAGGCGCATTGAAAAAAAGATGGAGGATGCAATTGTCATTGTGGACGAGGCGCATAACCTGCCGGCGCGGCTGAGAAGCCTCATGAGCATACATATTTCGAGCTTTATCATGAAAAGGGCCATACAGGAAGCCAGGAAATTCAAGCATGAGGCAGTGCTGTCGCACCTTGTTGGCCTGCAAAATGTGCTCAACGCATTGTCAGGGGACCTCAAGGATGAGATGGCTGTTACAAGGGAATCGCTGATGGAGCCCGCAAGAAAGATTGCCGACTATGATATGATGGTTGAGGACATGGAGATGGCAGCTGAAAGCATCAGGAACAAGCAAAGATTCAGCTTTGTTGGAAGCGTTGCGAGATTCCTGGATGCATGGCGGGGCGAGGATGAAGGCTATGTCAGGGTATTGTCAGTTGGGAACTTTGCAGGGGAGCCTTATGTCAGGCTTGCCTACAACTGCCTTGACCCCAGCATCGTCACAAAGGATGCGATTGAAAGCTGCCATTCGATAATCTGCATGTCCGGAACGCTGACCCCCTCGACAATGTATGCTGACCTTCTGGGCTTTGACTCAAGGACCATGAGCATGGAATTCGGCAGCCCGTTTCCGCAGGACAATGTGCTGAGGATGGTCGTGCCTGACACCACAACAAAATACACCAAGCGAACCCCGCAGCAATTTGAGAAAATTGGAAAAATCTGTGCAGATATTGCCAATGCGGTTCCGGGGAATTCAGCATTTTTCTTCCCGAGCTACAGCCTGCGGGACACTGTCGCCAAAATTTTTACCAGGCATTGCACCAAAAAAATATTTTATGAGGACAGCAGGATGGACAAGGGGCAAAGGCAGGGCCTGCTGGAAAAATTCAAGAAGGAAAGCGTGAGCAAAGAGGGGGCGGTTTTGCTCGGCACTGCGACAGGCTCGTTTGGCGAGGGAATAGACCTGCCAGGCGATTTCCTCAAGGCAGTGGTGGTGGTAGGCCTCCCGCTCAATCCGCCTGATGTCGAGACAAAGGCGTTGATTGACTATTACAACAAGAAATATGGGAAAGGGTTTGATTATGCATACACTTTCCCGGCCATAACAAAATGCATGCAAAGCGCAGGGAGGTGCATAAGGAGCGAGACTGACAGGGGGATAATAGTCTTCCTGGATGAAAGGTTTGCCTTTCCGCACTATGCCAGGTGCTTCCCGCCCGACTATAATTTGAGGGTCACCAGCAGGTATATTGAGGAAATAAACAACTTCTTTAACATAAAAACATAAATTATAAATATAGATTTATCCATATAATGGCCCAGGTGTGCAAAGTGTCCAAAAAGAAAATATCCATAGTTATGGATAAAGATGTCTTTGAAGAGTTCAGGAAGTTCTGCGAAGCCAACAGCAGAGCTGGCCTCAGCTCGCACGGAAGCAAGGGAGATATTCTTCGCCGTGCTCAGAAATCTCCCGAACTGAGAGCTAAACATTTTTGGATGGTTCTACAATGAAAAAGAAAGTTTCCATGACAATAGACGATGACGTCTTTGAGGAATTCAGGAAGTACTGCGAAGCCAACGGCATGAAGATTTCCACAAAAGTCGAGGCAATGATGAAGGACACCATGAAAAACCTCAGCCTCGGGAAGTTTCTGAAGAAGTGAGAAAAAATGCTGAACACCTTGCTTGCATTATATTCACTGTCAGGAAACCATCAAATCGCCTGATGAACTAAGAACAAATGGCAAAAAGCATTATGCTGTAAAGAAGCTCAATGGCCACACCCTTAAAGTTGTATATGTAAAGGAAAAGGATATAAAGGTGATTACCTCTTTTTTCTTATAATGAAAATAAGATATGATGCGGATGCTATGTACATAACACTGAGGGATGATAAAATAGACCACACTAAAGAGATAGATGAAAATACAATAGCTGATTTTAATAAAGAGGGCCAAGTCATAGGTGTAGAATTGCTTTTTGTCAGGGAAAGAAATCCAGATGTTTTGAAGGAGTTTCAAGTTCAAAACCTTATGCCGGCTTAGCTTCTGTTCTTATTCCGAAAAATATTTAAGATGATGCCCAATATTCTTCCATTATGCGCAGAAGTGGCTTTTTTGGCAGAAGGGGCGTTTCCCCGCTGATTGCAACTGTTGTTCTCATCGGCTTTGCCGTGTCGTTAGGCGCAGTCATAATGAGCTGGGGCAAGACAATCTTTGAAGAGGAGCCTACGGTTGAGATCCCGCCAGAGCAGTCCAACCTTGTCTGGTACATGGGTAGCAATATCGAAAATGTCTGCTATTCGGGCGAGTCCATCAAAATGACGCTGAAGAGCGACCCGAAGATAAACATCAAGTCAATTTTTGTGGCTGCCAGACACAGCCATTATCACAAACTCGCCGCAGAGATGCAGCTAATTCTGTCTTTGACCACTAAAGAGAATAAATGGCAGGCTTAAATCATTGTCTTATGCTTTCTGTGCAGCCAGACAACCGAGAAATAGAGGAATACAACAGCCAAGAGGACAATGCCCAATGCCAGGAACAATGCCGGCAGGCCGAATTTATATGCAATATAGGCACCAATGGGCGCGGTTATGATGTATGGCACAGTGGACAATAGGCCAAGGCTGGAAAAATAGTTCTGCCGTTCCGTTTCGTGGAGCAGGTCATTTATGAGGAGGCCATGTGCAACCCCGGCTATGGCCCCGCCTATGACTCCGACAATTGTCCCCATGGATATTGAGATTATGTTCGGGTTGTAATAATAGGTCAAAGGCATTATTGCCATGA
This genomic stretch from Candidatus Woesearchaeota archaeon harbors:
- the tuf gene encoding translation elongation factor EF-1 subunit alpha, which translates into the protein MAKNKEHINLVVIGHVDHGKSTTVGRLLYDSGNIDEQSMRKLKDKAKELGKVGFEFAFIMDNLKEEQERGVTIDLSHKKFETPKYYFTIIDAPGHRDFIKNMITGASQADAAILIVSGNASDGVQAQTKEHVFLSKTLGVQQLIVGVNKLDMVGYDQKRYEAVKAEVSNLLKTVGYKPDEVPFIPLASLKGDNVAKKSENFPWWTGPTLLEALDQFKTPEKPTQLPLRLPIQDVYNITGIGVVPVGRVETGIMKVNDKVIVVPGREGKGVTGEVKTIEMHHEQMQQAEPGDNIGFNVRGLNKKDIARGDVLGHVDNAPTVATEFTAQIVVLNHPTVVTVGYTPVFHIHTAQVACQFIELVKKLNPATGEVLQEKPDFIKNGDAAIVKIKPVHPLVIEKYKDIPHLARFAIRDSGSTVAAGMCIDLVKK
- the rpsJ gene encoding 30S ribosomal protein S10, which encodes MQKARIKLASIDITKINQTCQYIKEIADKTGVEIRGPIPLPTKRLKLTTRKGPAGNGTATWDRFEMRVHKRLIDLGIDERALRLVMRVPIPEGLNIEIEMVDV
- a CDS encoding winged helix DNA-binding protein, with the translated sequence MKNKKIFNTFFREKPSMMLVNLYNAKGEMYASALAKSVDCTYSHVVKILQEMQKSGLVNFEKTGRLKLLALTKLGAEVAESIEKVRQIL
- a CDS encoding HAD family hydrolase is translated as MDFYADIYNKMYATKKINAVFFDLDGTLVSLNNFYFRIETENYRKIWNIRLSRKVWNAGHGLPEKPFVENILKHYGISKKEADRKLPALWADRARRMKKAIAVIRVRPLPGTGEILRQLWRRKIPMVMITGNTKNTGSQVLNASGLKKYFAMDCYADKASSRAVFLRKSIRLLEKRIGKRLDRKKILVVGDTVHDILSGKRNGCRTMAVATGITPFSELKKHRPTYCLPNLKNTSQFLSLL
- a CDS encoding ATP-dependent DNA helicase; this encodes MNEKDDNEGFLFPFGNVRNEQDKLIVAIRHALKERKHLIIHAPTGLGKTVASLGPALKFAIENKKTVFFLTSRHTQHVIAIDTLKAIKEKFGTEFSATDIIGKKHMCIFPGMDRTTSGEFIDYCRQLREEDKCDYYTNFRKNNKVSVKARTVADELKRAINHTEKIIEVSAQEKLCPYEMAAFLGSEAKVIIGDYYYLFSPAVRDSFFRRIEKKMEDAIVIVDEAHNLPARLRSLMSIHISSFIMKRAIQEARKFKHEAVLSHLVGLQNVLNALSGDLKDEMAVTRESLMEPARKIADYDMMVEDMEMAAESIRNKQRFSFVGSVARFLDAWRGEDEGYVRVLSVGNFAGEPYVRLAYNCLDPSIVTKDAIESCHSIICMSGTLTPSTMYADLLGFDSRTMSMEFGSPFPQDNVLRMVVPDTTTKYTKRTPQQFEKIGKICADIANAVPGNSAFFFPSYSLRDTVAKIFTRHCTKKIFYEDSRMDKGQRQGLLEKFKKESVSKEGAVLLGTATGSFGEGIDLPGDFLKAVVVVGLPLNPPDVETKALIDYYNKKYGKGFDYAYTFPAITKCMQSAGRCIRSETDRGIIVFLDERFAFPHYARCFPPDYNLRVTSRYIEEINNFFNIKT
- a CDS encoding DUF2283 domain-containing protein gives rise to the protein MKIRYDADAMYITLRDDKIDHTKEIDENTIADFNKEGQVIGVELLFVRERNPDVLKEFQVQNLMPA